In Nasonia vitripennis strain AsymCx chromosome 2, Nvit_psr_1.1, whole genome shotgun sequence, a genomic segment contains:
- the LOC100116009 gene encoding DNA repair protein RAD51 homolog 4 isoform X1, whose product MARLDSKTFPALTEDVIAKLQSRNIFTVYDFMILQTCDDLMRRTGMSFKEIESIRESIFKSFGGEIIGNPADLGEREIQDVIPTGTNNLDALLKGGLHCHKIYEFCGFSSSGKSQLCHWISMCATLNASTEVHYVDASKNFCASRIQMMLEAKQCTDTILGEVMSGIRVYQIHKIHELFTVLHCLSNLPKSDSSKKLVIVDSLSALCAIVPNTGLTPILSNLASVCRFLVNNSRVAVVIVNTF is encoded by the exons ATGGCGAGATTGGATTCGAAAACGTTTCCAGCTCTCACAGAAGATGTAATAGCGAAACTACAGTCTAGAAACATTTTCACCGTTTACGATTTCATGATTCTGCAAACGTGCGACGACTTAATGAGAAGAACTGGCATGAGTTTTAAG GAAATCGAAAGCATCAGGGAAtcgattttcaaaagttttggcGGCGAGATCATAGGCAATCCGGCCGATCTGGGCGAGCGCGAAATTCAAGACGTCATTCCGACTGGGACGAACAA CTTGGATGCGCTGCTGAAAGGAGGTCTGCACTGTCACAAAATATATGAATTCTGCGGGTTCTCGTCGTCGGGAAAGTCACAGCTGTGCCACTGGATCTCCATGTGCGCCACTTTGAACGCCTCAACGGAAGTGCACTACGTAGACGCCAGCAAGAATTTCTGCGCCTCTAGAATTCAAATGATGCTCGAGGCGAAGCAGTGCACCGACACT ATATTGGGCGAAGTCATGAGCGGCATAAGAGTCTACCAGATCCACAAGATCCACGAATTGTTTACGGTCTTGCATTGCCTGTCGAACTTGCCGAAGAGCGATTCGTCGAAGAAGCTCGTGATCGTCGACTCGTTATCGGCGCTGTGCGCAATCGTTCCCAACACTGGCCTGACTCCTATTCTCAGCAATTTGGCCTCGGTGTGCAGATTTCTCGTCAACAACTCGCGCGTCGCGGTCGTGATCGTGAACACG TTCTAA
- the LOC100116009 gene encoding uncharacterized protein LOC100116009 isoform X2, producing MASLVADYGTSSGSESERDELSDSESSKDEAEEEKNIENEDEENQKDIASNNKLPLPTPDFNGAPTMKTSVFKNPFVEAEKAKSAILEKHVKMTPTLDDTKMINGRKICWNYRKGRCRFGHNCTFAHDSDLHRSAAELEAMRAPQETIICQTQYNGQVRINDDDEVDQENNQTQKRKKRPGLSQTLVPGKKVLKMYKAQQAKAVSR from the exons ATGGCTTCCTTGGTGGCAGACTACGGGACTTCCTCGGGctccgagagcgagagggacgAGCTGTCCGACTCCGAATC TTCTAAGGATGAAGCGGAAGAGGAGAAGAACATCGAGAATGAAGATGAGGAGAACCAGAAAGACATTGCTTCCAATAATAAGCTTCCATTACCCACGCCTGACTTCAACGGTGCACCCACCATGAAAACCTCTGTCTTCAAAAATCCCTTTGTCGAAGCTGAAAAAGCTAAGAGTGCTATTCTTGAAAAGCATGTCAAGATGACTCCCACTTTGGATGACACCAAGATGATCAATGGCAGAAAAATATGCTGGAACTATCGCAAGGGGAGATGCCGGTTTGGCCACAACTGTACCTTTGCCCATGATTCGGACTTGCATCGATCTGCAGCGGAATTAGAAGCTATGAGGGCACCACAGGAAACTATTATCTGCCAAACTCAATATAATGGCCAAGTGAGAATCAACGATGACGATGAGGTAGACCAAGAGAACAACCAGAcgcaaaagcgtaaaaaaagACCAGGCTTGAGTCAAACTTTGGTACCTGgcaaaaaagttttgaaaatgtaCAAAGCACAACAAGCCAAGGCAGTTAGtagataa
- the LOC100116009 gene encoding uncharacterized protein LOC100116009 isoform X3 — MKGNEYGLWFAVEGLSLKIISKDEAEEEKNIENEDEENQKDIASNNKLPLPTPDFNGAPTMKTSVFKNPFVEAEKAKSAILEKHVKMTPTLDDTKMINGRKICWNYRKGRCRFGHNCTFAHDSDLHRSAAELEAMRAPQETIICQTQYNGQVRINDDDEVDQENNQTQKRKKRPGLSQTLVPGKKVLKMYKAQQAKAVSR, encoded by the exons ATGAAGGGGAATGAGTATGGTTTGTGGTTTGCTGTGGAAGGCTtgtcattaaaaattat TTCTAAGGATGAAGCGGAAGAGGAGAAGAACATCGAGAATGAAGATGAGGAGAACCAGAAAGACATTGCTTCCAATAATAAGCTTCCATTACCCACGCCTGACTTCAACGGTGCACCCACCATGAAAACCTCTGTCTTCAAAAATCCCTTTGTCGAAGCTGAAAAAGCTAAGAGTGCTATTCTTGAAAAGCATGTCAAGATGACTCCCACTTTGGATGACACCAAGATGATCAATGGCAGAAAAATATGCTGGAACTATCGCAAGGGGAGATGCCGGTTTGGCCACAACTGTACCTTTGCCCATGATTCGGACTTGCATCGATCTGCAGCGGAATTAGAAGCTATGAGGGCACCACAGGAAACTATTATCTGCCAAACTCAATATAATGGCCAAGTGAGAATCAACGATGACGATGAGGTAGACCAAGAGAACAACCAGAcgcaaaagcgtaaaaaaagACCAGGCTTGAGTCAAACTTTGGTACCTGgcaaaaaagttttgaaaatgtaCAAAGCACAACAAGCCAAGGCAGTTAGtagataa
- the LOC100116049 gene encoding TRPL translocation defect protein 14 isoform X1: MEQKRLYKLVLTGGPCGGKTTGQTRLCTFFENLGWKVFRVPETATVLLSGGIKFTDLNAEQAKPLAQDWRASVKDPSIKWPVFLSVSSFEGELTPFKFQENLLKTMLQIENTFFQLGESLSRNCLIICDRGAMDASAFISKDKWELMMASNGWNNVELRDNRYNQIIHMVSAANGAEDFYSTEDHACRSEGIELARDLDYKAASAWVGHPYFDVIDNSQDFESKICRMIECVCQKLGIDTGDRLRASSRKVKFLVKGPLPPDSAFPPFQDFDVVHNYLQSNNPKTQARLRKRGQKGHWSYIHTLRRPKMCGQVVEVKTQLTHRDYLNMLAQRDDSHFTIFKRRRCFLINNQYFQLDIYREPGHPRCKGLMLLETYTALPSDKLENILPQFLTIEKEVTGNPDYSMFNLSLREEWNSTNKYCHNLNGAVSTTKTSDVNLSDMKNPFLKNGIDAIGQSVLTKMNGTTNGVHESSGCQNGADNLHSSCATNGQANGKESNACPMSNAVSKPKGNGALDEVNHKKDLVNGAQ, from the exons ATGGAGCAGAAGAGGCTTTACAAGCTCGTGCTCACGGGAG GACCATGCGGAGGCAAAACCACTGGACAGACCCGATTGTGCACGTTTTTTGAGAACCTGGGATGGAAG GTGTTCCGTGTCCCCGAGACAGCGACCGTGCTGCTCAG tgGCGGCATCAAATTTACAGACCTGAATGCGGAGCAGG CTAAGCCCCTGGCTCAGGATTGGAGAGCTTCCGTTAAGGATCCCAGCATCAAATGGCCCGTGTTTCTTTCAGTCAGCTCCTTCGAGGGTGAGTTGACGC CATTCAAATTTCAAGAGAACCTGCTGAAAACGATGCTCCAGATTGAAAACACCTTCTTCCAGCTGGGCGAGAGCCTGTCTCGGAATTGCCTTATTATCTGTGATCGCGGTGCTATGGACGCATCTGCAT TTATTTCAAAGGACAAGTGGGAGCTGATGATGGCGTCTAACGGCTGGAACAACGTGGAGCTGCGCGACAACCGCTACAATCAGATAATCCACATGGTCTCGGCGGCCAACGGCGCCGAGGACTTTTACTCGACGGAGGATCACGCCTGTCGCTCGGAAGGCATCGAGCTGGCTCGCGACCTCGACTACAAGGCTGCCTCGGCCTGGGTCGGACACCCCTACTTCGACGTCATCGACAACTCCCAGGACTTCGAGAGCAAGATCTGCCGGATGATCGAGTGCGTCTGCCAGAAGCTCGGCATCGACACGGGCGACCGTCTCCGGGCCAGCAGTCGCAAGGTCAAGTTCCTCGTCAAGGGGCCGCTGCCGCCGGACAGCGCGTTCCCGCCTTTCCAGGACTTCGATGTCGTGCACAACTACCTGCAGAGCAATAACCCCAAGACTCAGGCGCGACTCAGGAAACGCGGGCAGAAAG GACACTGGTCGTACATTCACACCCTCAGGCGGCCGAAGATGTGCGGTCAGGTGGTCGAGGTGAAGACCCAGCTGACCCACAGGGATTACTTGAACATGCTCGCTCAGCGAGACGATTCCCACTTCACGATCTTcaagcgccgccgctgcttcctCATCAACAATCAGTACTTTCAGCTGGACATCTACAGGGAACCCGGGCATCCGAG ATGCAAAGGTTTGATGCTGCTAGAAACTTACACAGCGTTGCCAAGTgacaaattagaaaatatactGCCTCAGTTTTTGACGATTGAAAAAGAAGTTACTGGAAACCCTGACTACAGCATGTTTAACTTGAGTTTACGCGAGGAATGGAATAGTACTAACAAATACTGTCATAACTTGAATG GTGCAGTGAGCACGACGAAGACCAGCGATGTCAATCTCAGTGACATGAAGAATCCATTTTTGAAGAACGGTATTGATGCTATAGGCCAAAGCGTACTGACCAAAATGAACGGCACGACTAACGGCGTGCACGAGTCCTCCGGTTGTCAAAACGGAGCCGACAATCTACACAGCTCCTGCGCGACAAATGGTCAGGCTAATGGTAAGGAATCGAACGCTTGCCCTATGAGCAATGCGGTCTCGAAACCCAAGGGAAACGGAGCGCTTGATGAGGTGAATCACAAAAAGGATCTCGTAAACGGCGCGCAATAG
- the LOC100116049 gene encoding TRPL translocation defect protein 14 isoform X2 produces MEQKRLYKLVLTGGPCGGKTTGQTRLCTFFENLGWKVFRVPETATVLLSGGIKFTDLNAEQAKPLAQDWRASVKDPSIKWPVFLSVSSFEAFKFQENLLKTMLQIENTFFQLGESLSRNCLIICDRGAMDASAFISKDKWELMMASNGWNNVELRDNRYNQIIHMVSAANGAEDFYSTEDHACRSEGIELARDLDYKAASAWVGHPYFDVIDNSQDFESKICRMIECVCQKLGIDTGDRLRASSRKVKFLVKGPLPPDSAFPPFQDFDVVHNYLQSNNPKTQARLRKRGQKGHWSYIHTLRRPKMCGQVVEVKTQLTHRDYLNMLAQRDDSHFTIFKRRRCFLINNQYFQLDIYREPGHPRCKGLMLLETYTALPSDKLENILPQFLTIEKEVTGNPDYSMFNLSLREEWNSTNKYCHNLNGAVSTTKTSDVNLSDMKNPFLKNGIDAIGQSVLTKMNGTTNGVHESSGCQNGADNLHSSCATNGQANGKESNACPMSNAVSKPKGNGALDEVNHKKDLVNGAQ; encoded by the exons ATGGAGCAGAAGAGGCTTTACAAGCTCGTGCTCACGGGAG GACCATGCGGAGGCAAAACCACTGGACAGACCCGATTGTGCACGTTTTTTGAGAACCTGGGATGGAAG GTGTTCCGTGTCCCCGAGACAGCGACCGTGCTGCTCAG tgGCGGCATCAAATTTACAGACCTGAATGCGGAGCAGG CTAAGCCCCTGGCTCAGGATTGGAGAGCTTCCGTTAAGGATCCCAGCATCAAATGGCCCGTGTTTCTTTCAGTCAGCTCCTTCGAGG CATTCAAATTTCAAGAGAACCTGCTGAAAACGATGCTCCAGATTGAAAACACCTTCTTCCAGCTGGGCGAGAGCCTGTCTCGGAATTGCCTTATTATCTGTGATCGCGGTGCTATGGACGCATCTGCAT TTATTTCAAAGGACAAGTGGGAGCTGATGATGGCGTCTAACGGCTGGAACAACGTGGAGCTGCGCGACAACCGCTACAATCAGATAATCCACATGGTCTCGGCGGCCAACGGCGCCGAGGACTTTTACTCGACGGAGGATCACGCCTGTCGCTCGGAAGGCATCGAGCTGGCTCGCGACCTCGACTACAAGGCTGCCTCGGCCTGGGTCGGACACCCCTACTTCGACGTCATCGACAACTCCCAGGACTTCGAGAGCAAGATCTGCCGGATGATCGAGTGCGTCTGCCAGAAGCTCGGCATCGACACGGGCGACCGTCTCCGGGCCAGCAGTCGCAAGGTCAAGTTCCTCGTCAAGGGGCCGCTGCCGCCGGACAGCGCGTTCCCGCCTTTCCAGGACTTCGATGTCGTGCACAACTACCTGCAGAGCAATAACCCCAAGACTCAGGCGCGACTCAGGAAACGCGGGCAGAAAG GACACTGGTCGTACATTCACACCCTCAGGCGGCCGAAGATGTGCGGTCAGGTGGTCGAGGTGAAGACCCAGCTGACCCACAGGGATTACTTGAACATGCTCGCTCAGCGAGACGATTCCCACTTCACGATCTTcaagcgccgccgctgcttcctCATCAACAATCAGTACTTTCAGCTGGACATCTACAGGGAACCCGGGCATCCGAG ATGCAAAGGTTTGATGCTGCTAGAAACTTACACAGCGTTGCCAAGTgacaaattagaaaatatactGCCTCAGTTTTTGACGATTGAAAAAGAAGTTACTGGAAACCCTGACTACAGCATGTTTAACTTGAGTTTACGCGAGGAATGGAATAGTACTAACAAATACTGTCATAACTTGAATG GTGCAGTGAGCACGACGAAGACCAGCGATGTCAATCTCAGTGACATGAAGAATCCATTTTTGAAGAACGGTATTGATGCTATAGGCCAAAGCGTACTGACCAAAATGAACGGCACGACTAACGGCGTGCACGAGTCCTCCGGTTGTCAAAACGGAGCCGACAATCTACACAGCTCCTGCGCGACAAATGGTCAGGCTAATGGTAAGGAATCGAACGCTTGCCCTATGAGCAATGCGGTCTCGAAACCCAAGGGAAACGGAGCGCTTGATGAGGTGAATCACAAAAAGGATCTCGTAAACGGCGCGCAATAG
- the LOC100116049 gene encoding TRPL translocation defect protein 14 isoform X3 has product MEQKRLYKLVLTGGPCGGKTTGQTRLCTFFENLGWKVFRVPETATVLLSGGIKFTDLNAEQAFKFQENLLKTMLQIENTFFQLGESLSRNCLIICDRGAMDASAFISKDKWELMMASNGWNNVELRDNRYNQIIHMVSAANGAEDFYSTEDHACRSEGIELARDLDYKAASAWVGHPYFDVIDNSQDFESKICRMIECVCQKLGIDTGDRLRASSRKVKFLVKGPLPPDSAFPPFQDFDVVHNYLQSNNPKTQARLRKRGQKGHWSYIHTLRRPKMCGQVVEVKTQLTHRDYLNMLAQRDDSHFTIFKRRRCFLINNQYFQLDIYREPGHPRCKGLMLLETYTALPSDKLENILPQFLTIEKEVTGNPDYSMFNLSLREEWNSTNKYCHNLNGAVSTTKTSDVNLSDMKNPFLKNGIDAIGQSVLTKMNGTTNGVHESSGCQNGADNLHSSCATNGQANGKESNACPMSNAVSKPKGNGALDEVNHKKDLVNGAQ; this is encoded by the exons ATGGAGCAGAAGAGGCTTTACAAGCTCGTGCTCACGGGAG GACCATGCGGAGGCAAAACCACTGGACAGACCCGATTGTGCACGTTTTTTGAGAACCTGGGATGGAAG GTGTTCCGTGTCCCCGAGACAGCGACCGTGCTGCTCAG tgGCGGCATCAAATTTACAGACCTGAATGCGGAGCAGG CATTCAAATTTCAAGAGAACCTGCTGAAAACGATGCTCCAGATTGAAAACACCTTCTTCCAGCTGGGCGAGAGCCTGTCTCGGAATTGCCTTATTATCTGTGATCGCGGTGCTATGGACGCATCTGCAT TTATTTCAAAGGACAAGTGGGAGCTGATGATGGCGTCTAACGGCTGGAACAACGTGGAGCTGCGCGACAACCGCTACAATCAGATAATCCACATGGTCTCGGCGGCCAACGGCGCCGAGGACTTTTACTCGACGGAGGATCACGCCTGTCGCTCGGAAGGCATCGAGCTGGCTCGCGACCTCGACTACAAGGCTGCCTCGGCCTGGGTCGGACACCCCTACTTCGACGTCATCGACAACTCCCAGGACTTCGAGAGCAAGATCTGCCGGATGATCGAGTGCGTCTGCCAGAAGCTCGGCATCGACACGGGCGACCGTCTCCGGGCCAGCAGTCGCAAGGTCAAGTTCCTCGTCAAGGGGCCGCTGCCGCCGGACAGCGCGTTCCCGCCTTTCCAGGACTTCGATGTCGTGCACAACTACCTGCAGAGCAATAACCCCAAGACTCAGGCGCGACTCAGGAAACGCGGGCAGAAAG GACACTGGTCGTACATTCACACCCTCAGGCGGCCGAAGATGTGCGGTCAGGTGGTCGAGGTGAAGACCCAGCTGACCCACAGGGATTACTTGAACATGCTCGCTCAGCGAGACGATTCCCACTTCACGATCTTcaagcgccgccgctgcttcctCATCAACAATCAGTACTTTCAGCTGGACATCTACAGGGAACCCGGGCATCCGAG ATGCAAAGGTTTGATGCTGCTAGAAACTTACACAGCGTTGCCAAGTgacaaattagaaaatatactGCCTCAGTTTTTGACGATTGAAAAAGAAGTTACTGGAAACCCTGACTACAGCATGTTTAACTTGAGTTTACGCGAGGAATGGAATAGTACTAACAAATACTGTCATAACTTGAATG GTGCAGTGAGCACGACGAAGACCAGCGATGTCAATCTCAGTGACATGAAGAATCCATTTTTGAAGAACGGTATTGATGCTATAGGCCAAAGCGTACTGACCAAAATGAACGGCACGACTAACGGCGTGCACGAGTCCTCCGGTTGTCAAAACGGAGCCGACAATCTACACAGCTCCTGCGCGACAAATGGTCAGGCTAATGGTAAGGAATCGAACGCTTGCCCTATGAGCAATGCGGTCTCGAAACCCAAGGGAAACGGAGCGCTTGATGAGGTGAATCACAAAAAGGATCTCGTAAACGGCGCGCAATAG
- the LOC100116049 gene encoding TRPL translocation defect protein 14 isoform X5 — MLQIENTFFQLGESLSRNCLIICDRGAMDASAFISKDKWELMMASNGWNNVELRDNRYNQIIHMVSAANGAEDFYSTEDHACRSEGIELARDLDYKAASAWVGHPYFDVIDNSQDFESKICRMIECVCQKLGIDTGDRLRASSRKVKFLVKGPLPPDSAFPPFQDFDVVHNYLQSNNPKTQARLRKRGQKGHWSYIHTLRRPKMCGQVVEVKTQLTHRDYLNMLAQRDDSHFTIFKRRRCFLINNQYFQLDIYREPGHPRCKGLMLLETYTALPSDKLENILPQFLTIEKEVTGNPDYSMFNLSLREEWNSTNKYCHNLNGAVSTTKTSDVNLSDMKNPFLKNGIDAIGQSVLTKMNGTTNGVHESSGCQNGADNLHSSCATNGQANGKESNACPMSNAVSKPKGNGALDEVNHKKDLVNGAQ, encoded by the exons ATGCTCCAGATTGAAAACACCTTCTTCCAGCTGGGCGAGAGCCTGTCTCGGAATTGCCTTATTATCTGTGATCGCGGTGCTATGGACGCATCTGCAT TTATTTCAAAGGACAAGTGGGAGCTGATGATGGCGTCTAACGGCTGGAACAACGTGGAGCTGCGCGACAACCGCTACAATCAGATAATCCACATGGTCTCGGCGGCCAACGGCGCCGAGGACTTTTACTCGACGGAGGATCACGCCTGTCGCTCGGAAGGCATCGAGCTGGCTCGCGACCTCGACTACAAGGCTGCCTCGGCCTGGGTCGGACACCCCTACTTCGACGTCATCGACAACTCCCAGGACTTCGAGAGCAAGATCTGCCGGATGATCGAGTGCGTCTGCCAGAAGCTCGGCATCGACACGGGCGACCGTCTCCGGGCCAGCAGTCGCAAGGTCAAGTTCCTCGTCAAGGGGCCGCTGCCGCCGGACAGCGCGTTCCCGCCTTTCCAGGACTTCGATGTCGTGCACAACTACCTGCAGAGCAATAACCCCAAGACTCAGGCGCGACTCAGGAAACGCGGGCAGAAAG GACACTGGTCGTACATTCACACCCTCAGGCGGCCGAAGATGTGCGGTCAGGTGGTCGAGGTGAAGACCCAGCTGACCCACAGGGATTACTTGAACATGCTCGCTCAGCGAGACGATTCCCACTTCACGATCTTcaagcgccgccgctgcttcctCATCAACAATCAGTACTTTCAGCTGGACATCTACAGGGAACCCGGGCATCCGAG ATGCAAAGGTTTGATGCTGCTAGAAACTTACACAGCGTTGCCAAGTgacaaattagaaaatatactGCCTCAGTTTTTGACGATTGAAAAAGAAGTTACTGGAAACCCTGACTACAGCATGTTTAACTTGAGTTTACGCGAGGAATGGAATAGTACTAACAAATACTGTCATAACTTGAATG GTGCAGTGAGCACGACGAAGACCAGCGATGTCAATCTCAGTGACATGAAGAATCCATTTTTGAAGAACGGTATTGATGCTATAGGCCAAAGCGTACTGACCAAAATGAACGGCACGACTAACGGCGTGCACGAGTCCTCCGGTTGTCAAAACGGAGCCGACAATCTACACAGCTCCTGCGCGACAAATGGTCAGGCTAATGGTAAGGAATCGAACGCTTGCCCTATGAGCAATGCGGTCTCGAAACCCAAGGGAAACGGAGCGCTTGATGAGGTGAATCACAAAAAGGATCTCGTAAACGGCGCGCAATAG
- the LOC100116049 gene encoding TRPL translocation defect protein 14 isoform X4: MEAFKFQENLLKTMLQIENTFFQLGESLSRNCLIICDRGAMDASAFISKDKWELMMASNGWNNVELRDNRYNQIIHMVSAANGAEDFYSTEDHACRSEGIELARDLDYKAASAWVGHPYFDVIDNSQDFESKICRMIECVCQKLGIDTGDRLRASSRKVKFLVKGPLPPDSAFPPFQDFDVVHNYLQSNNPKTQARLRKRGQKGHWSYIHTLRRPKMCGQVVEVKTQLTHRDYLNMLAQRDDSHFTIFKRRRCFLINNQYFQLDIYREPGHPRCKGLMLLETYTALPSDKLENILPQFLTIEKEVTGNPDYSMFNLSLREEWNSTNKYCHNLNGAVSTTKTSDVNLSDMKNPFLKNGIDAIGQSVLTKMNGTTNGVHESSGCQNGADNLHSSCATNGQANGKESNACPMSNAVSKPKGNGALDEVNHKKDLVNGAQ, from the exons ATGGAAG CATTCAAATTTCAAGAGAACCTGCTGAAAACGATGCTCCAGATTGAAAACACCTTCTTCCAGCTGGGCGAGAGCCTGTCTCGGAATTGCCTTATTATCTGTGATCGCGGTGCTATGGACGCATCTGCAT TTATTTCAAAGGACAAGTGGGAGCTGATGATGGCGTCTAACGGCTGGAACAACGTGGAGCTGCGCGACAACCGCTACAATCAGATAATCCACATGGTCTCGGCGGCCAACGGCGCCGAGGACTTTTACTCGACGGAGGATCACGCCTGTCGCTCGGAAGGCATCGAGCTGGCTCGCGACCTCGACTACAAGGCTGCCTCGGCCTGGGTCGGACACCCCTACTTCGACGTCATCGACAACTCCCAGGACTTCGAGAGCAAGATCTGCCGGATGATCGAGTGCGTCTGCCAGAAGCTCGGCATCGACACGGGCGACCGTCTCCGGGCCAGCAGTCGCAAGGTCAAGTTCCTCGTCAAGGGGCCGCTGCCGCCGGACAGCGCGTTCCCGCCTTTCCAGGACTTCGATGTCGTGCACAACTACCTGCAGAGCAATAACCCCAAGACTCAGGCGCGACTCAGGAAACGCGGGCAGAAAG GACACTGGTCGTACATTCACACCCTCAGGCGGCCGAAGATGTGCGGTCAGGTGGTCGAGGTGAAGACCCAGCTGACCCACAGGGATTACTTGAACATGCTCGCTCAGCGAGACGATTCCCACTTCACGATCTTcaagcgccgccgctgcttcctCATCAACAATCAGTACTTTCAGCTGGACATCTACAGGGAACCCGGGCATCCGAG ATGCAAAGGTTTGATGCTGCTAGAAACTTACACAGCGTTGCCAAGTgacaaattagaaaatatactGCCTCAGTTTTTGACGATTGAAAAAGAAGTTACTGGAAACCCTGACTACAGCATGTTTAACTTGAGTTTACGCGAGGAATGGAATAGTACTAACAAATACTGTCATAACTTGAATG GTGCAGTGAGCACGACGAAGACCAGCGATGTCAATCTCAGTGACATGAAGAATCCATTTTTGAAGAACGGTATTGATGCTATAGGCCAAAGCGTACTGACCAAAATGAACGGCACGACTAACGGCGTGCACGAGTCCTCCGGTTGTCAAAACGGAGCCGACAATCTACACAGCTCCTGCGCGACAAATGGTCAGGCTAATGGTAAGGAATCGAACGCTTGCCCTATGAGCAATGCGGTCTCGAAACCCAAGGGAAACGGAGCGCTTGATGAGGTGAATCACAAAAAGGATCTCGTAAACGGCGCGCAATAG
- the LOC100116087 gene encoding kelch domain-containing protein 10 homolog: protein MYAFKPFVFTKHDVQSLEKPKARSGHRVVCDERNLYSYGGFNPNIDRNDPDMQNDQSWTASRPLFKELWKFNFATKCWRRLPCQKMMPNELASNAVVLRGGNLVIHGGTGVPFGENCNNNVYICNVNDGEMHIIPASGELPDPQYGQAVICHGHYLYTVGGTTGLEYTCDIHRFDLKNQVWESVYICAGRDQCEPKGRYRHELAFDGRVIYVLGGGTASEAFGFAEIPAFDTFANKWMTLCAQGDNKEKTFPAARRCHGLVQYVDERTNSTLVVISGGYNGTQVFNDIWRLDLSILQWTCLTMCALPQPTYFHSTTLTPAGQMFTFGGIVKEDNEVARTDETHSVWLTIPKLSEICWEALNFYHPDLKKKRQEDLLHIGVPLKFIQRFDTS, encoded by the exons ATGTATGCCTTCAAGCCCTTTGTTTTTACTAAGCACGATGTGCAAAGCCTTGAGAAGCCCAAAGCTCGCAGCGGTCACAGGGTTGTCTGTGATGAGAGGAACCTCTACTCGTACGGTGGCTTCAACCCCAACATCGATCGCAATGACCCAGACATGCAGAATGACCAAAGCTGGACAGCCAGCAGACCGCTCTTCAAAGAGCTCTGGAAGTTCAACTTTGCCACCAAGTGCTGGAGGCGACTACCCTGCCAGAAGATGATGCCCAACGAGCTGGCATCGAATGCGGTTGTGCTTAGAGGGGGAAACCTAGTGATTCACGGTGGCACTGGGGTTCCCTTTGGTGAAAACTGCAATAACAATGTGTACATATGCAACGTGAACGATGGTGAGATGCATATTATTCCTGCAAGCGGTGAGCTGCCAGATCCGCAATATGGACAGGCTGTGATCTGTCATGGACATTATTTATATACTGTTGGTGGCACAACTGGTTTGGAATATACGTGCGACATTCACAGATTTGACCTGAAAAATCAAGTGTGGGAATCGGTTTACATATGTGCTGGCAGAGATCAGTGTGAACCCAAGGGCAGATACAGACATGAACTGGCATTTGATGGGAGAGTCATTTACGTATTAGGCGGTGGTACTGCATCGGAAGCTTTCGGCTTTGCG GAAATCCCTGCTTTTGACACATTTGCTAACAAATGGATGACTTTGTGCGCTCAAGGCGACAACAAAGAGAAGACTTTTCCTGCTGCGCGGCGATGCCATGGCTTGGTTCAGTATGTTGATGAAAGGACTAACTCGACACTGGTTGTCATATCTGGAGGATACAATGGTACAcaagtttttaatgatatctggaGGCTAGACTTGAGTATTCTCCAGTGGACCTGTTTGACAATGTGCGCATTACCTCAACCAACATATTTTCACTCTACCACTCTTACTCCAGCGGGTCAAATGTTTACATTTGGTGGAATAGTTAAAGAAGACAATGAA GTGGCAAGAACAGATGAAACTCATTCAGTATGGCTGACTATACCAAAACTTTCAGAAATTTGTTGGGAAGCACTGAATTTTTATCATCCagatttaaagaaaaaacgacAAGAAGATCTGCTACATATTGGTGTAcctttaaaatttattcaaaggTTTGACACCTCataa